The Callithrix jacchus isolate 240 chromosome X, calJac240_pri, whole genome shotgun sequence genome contains a region encoding:
- the PIGA gene encoding LOW QUALITY PROTEIN: phosphatidylinositol N-acetylglucosaminyltransferase subunit A (The sequence of the model RefSeq protein was modified relative to this genomic sequence to represent the inferred CDS: inserted 1 base in 1 codon), translating into MAYRGGGGDGHPASATLSRVSPGSLYTCRTRTHNICMVSDFFYPNMGGVESHIYQLSQCLIERGHKVIIVTHAYGNRKGIRYLTNGLKVYYLPLKVMYNQSTATTLFHSLPLLRYIFVRERVTIIHSHSSFSAMAHDALFHAKTMGLQTVFTDHSLFGFADVSSVLTNKLLTVSLCDTNHIICVSYTSKENTVLRAALNPEIVSVIPNAVDPTDFTPDPFRRHDSITIVVVSRLVYRKVDKACAWYNTXFDSPNTCKVDVIYMKLSLREGTDLLSGIIPELCQKYPDLNFIIGGEGPKRIILEEVRERYQLHDRVRLLGALEHKDVRDVLVQGHIFLNTSLTEAFCMAIVEAASCGLQVVSTKVGGIPEVLPENLIILCEPSVKSLCEGLEKAIFQLKSGTLPAPENIHNIVKTFYTWRNVAERTEKVYDRVSMEAVLPMDKRLDRLISHCGPVTGYIFALLAVFNFLFLIFLRWMTPDSVIDVAVDATGPRGAWTHKYSHSKRRGRNSEISKTR; encoded by the exons ATGGCCTatagaggaggaggtggggatggCCATCCTGCCTCAGCTACACTCTCTCGGGTTAGCCCTGGAAGTCTTTACACATGTAGAACCCGTACCCATAATATATGCATGGTATCTGACTTTTTCTACCCAAATATGGGAGGTGTGGAAAGCCACATTTACCAGCTCTCTCAGTGCCTGATTGAAAGAGGGCATAAGGTTATAATTGTCACCCATGCTTATGGAAATCGAAAAGGCATCCGTTACCTCACTAATGGCCTCAAAGTCTATTACTTGCCTCTCAAAGTCATGTACAACCAGTCTACAGCCACGACCCTCTTTCACAGTCTGCCATTGCTCAGGTACATATTTGTTCGGGAGAGAGTCACGATAATCCATTCACATAGTTCTTTTTCTGCCATGGCCCATGATGCTCTCTTCCACGCCAAGACAATGGGGCTTCAGACAGTCTTCACGGACCATTCCCTTTTCGGATTTGCTGATGTCAGCTCGGTGCTTACAAACAAGCTTCTAACTGTGTCTCTTTGTGATACAAACCACATCATTTGTGTGTCTTACACTAGTAAGGAAAATACTGTACTAAGAGCAGCACTGAATCCTGAAATAGTGTCCGTCATTCCTAATGCTGTAGATCCTACTGACTTCACTCCAGACCCATTTAGAAGGCATGATAGTATAACTATTGTTGTTGTCAGCAGACTTGTTTACAGAAAAG TTGATAAAGCCTGTGCATGGTACAATA CATTTGACTCTCCCAACACCTGTAAGGTAGATGTTATCTACATGAAATTGAGTCTCAGAGAGG GGACTGATTTGCTTAGTGGTATAATACCTGAACTCTGTCAGAAATATCCAGATTTAAATTTCATAATTGGAGGAGAGGGACCAAAGAGAATCATTTTGGAAGAAGTTCGGGAAAGATACCAGCTACATGACAG GGTGCGTCTTTTGGGAGCTTTAGAACACAAGGATGTTAGAGATGTCTTAGTTCAAggacatatttttcttaataccTCCCTTACTGAAGCATTCTGCATGGCGATTGTGGAAGCTGCCAGTTGCGGTTTACAG gttgTAAGTACCAAGGTTGGTGGTATTCCTGAGGTGCTTCCAGAAAACCTTATTATTTTATGTGAGCCTTCAGTAAAATCTTTGTGTGAAGGACTGGAAAAAGCGATTTTCCAACTGAAGTCAGGGACATTGCCAGCTCCAGAAAATATCCATAACATAGTAAAGACTTTTTACACCTGGAGGAATGTTGCGGAAAGAACTGAAAAG GTATATGACCGGGTATCAATGGAAGCTGTGTTGCCAATGGACAAACGACTGGACAGACTTATCTCTCACTGCGGCCCAGTAACAGGCTACATCTTTGCTTTGTTGGCTGTTTTCAACttcctcttcctcattttcttgaGATGGATGACTCCAGATTCTGTCATTGATGTTGCAGTAGATGCCACTGGGCCACGGGGTGCCTGGACTCATAAATATTCTCACAGTAAAAGAAGGGGTCGGAATAGTGAGATATCTAAAACCAGGTAG